The stretch of DNA TCATTATATGTATACCTTTTACACGCCAATTAGAATTTTCCTATTGCCTTACCTGAGGATAATACATGTATAAAATTTTATACATGGTATACTTGTTCACAAAaagttaatacaaaataaaaagactaCTACACAGAGGCTAGAAAAATGTGCATTTCGTTAATCAATTATTCCATATTTATGATACTATAACGTTAAGTATATCAGTTTATGCGAAAGGTAATTCTGCGATAATAAAACCAATACTTCCATTGCTTTAATTAATCGACGATGTCCCGAATAAGATTTTTAATTTAGTCAATTATCTTGAAGTATTTATATCAGGTATTCGACAACTGGAAACgttttgtaatatttaaatgtttatatAATTGTATTATCGAGGCGCTAAAGAAAATATAATTAAGAAGAAATCGAAAATATATCCCGAAAATATTATATACgcgaattaaaataattttgtagtttataattTCCAAAACATTTGTGGGTGTATGAGTACAACATTAGATCTATATTAGCGTATATGTATGGAAAGCAAGATTTGTGCCATCATGTTCAATTGAACAATATATGTAAAAGAATGAACATAGGTATTATCATTTGTCATTAACTCTGTAATCAGTGCCAGTCAATGTTCATAATTTTATATGATTTATATAATTTACACGATGTATGAAATTACATTAATTACTTATACACAATGTACAATGCAGAGACTgaacaaaagaataaaatttcattttttaagaAATTATCTGCGTTCAAATTTTTTCTTACCATAAACTTCAATATTGATTCACTTATATGAATAAATTGGATAAAGAGTAATTTGGGTTTTTATAATACTAATTATAGGATTTTATAGATTTTACTaaatacattttaataaattaaGTCTACTGGAATTAATATCTCATTACACTGTTGATATTATACTTACAAATTGTTATCAAGTTACTTAAGTATGCTTAtgtttaaatatatttacaattatacagaaaaattgtaattatttatatacacatatgtatatgtatgataatgtataatacaatatacatatgtatatatagtcTTTATATTTCTTCAAATCTAATATAATTTGAACTCCTATGCCTCTTCTATTTCCTTTTCCAGTCTAGTTAAAaatatcttcaatacacaaaaacCTACAACTATATATATTCTCTAAATATATTTCTGGAAGTTTAAAATAGTTTCATTTGTCATGCATCCTTCACACACAAGAACTCCAGAAAATTAATATGTATATGCAAACAGAATAATATACACACGTATCTGTTTACAGTACAggaaaaaaatatgtaaaaaatatgtaaataagtATATTAGAAACACATTTTACATAACGGTATTAAATGATACAGTCAAATATGctataaatgaaattaaaatctCTTTAAGTAATAATTTCACGAACTTAAACTAGAAAACAACCATTAATAAATATTacgaaaaaaatattatagaaaCGTCAGAATAATTACCCTGTTGTAAACTACTACGTCTAACCCTAAGCGTAAACGTAAAAGATTTACGTTGGGGACGTAAGTGTGAGGTAAATGTGTTTATAATGTAATTTTTCTTAATGAATCCAGTCTATGCATCACGCAATGCATGTAATTTATAAATATAGGTAAATACAAGTTTATTCGTCAATGTGACAAAATGTTCTACACATACACAATACTAAACTTTTGATGAACACGAATGAATGAGGCATCCGATGTAATATTATTACGCTAAATTAATATTTGAGGATATCAGACTTTCTTTAACAAATGCTTCACGCACGAGATAGTTCTGCTTGAAACAACTATCCCATACCTGTCCCATGCTTATATACATGGATACATTTGgcaaatttttaattatctaATTCCGACTACATGAAATTATAAATTTACTTCGATTAAACTTAAAACTATCAGACTTATTTTTTTTGGAATCAATAAATAAATggtaacaataaaaaaaaatcacgaatatttgaaaaataagtaTTAATATTATCGCATATGTTTGTCTGAATATGGTTATTTTATCAAATGTATCCTAACTGAGATAACGTTTTATATGTGTTACTTGTTCGAAACAAGTCTCGTTGTGAAGTAGTACAAtttgattatgattatttttatgaaGAGATGAGAATTATGCAGCTTCATCATACGTATGATGAAGTATTCAACTAGATACGCTTTTTTGTACAATAGAAAGTGTTTAATGTTAGTCAGCTAATCATCACAGACATAATATCAAATAGGAGAATATGGCACTAAAGTACGCAAATATATTTTATGATAACTAAACACAACTATCGGGTTCAAGTCAAAATATTTTACTCAGTATTAATATCACCTTTTTCTaagaaaaaaaaaggagaaacagGATCCAAAAAAATATTTGGAATAAATTGAACTTGAGTGATTTTCTAAAAACACGGATTTAATTTTTACTTCTGATTAATTTATGGGAGACCTCAATCGTTATACTACTTTTTTTCACTTAGAATTTGTACAGTGAGGTATAACTCTTTCCACATCCACATTTGGAAAAAATAAgcgaataatttttaaaaatatacatcAAATTTTTAAAGCATAAATTATGTAAAGGCGCTATAAATTCGGGTGTTGTATCGAATGACATCTCTCGTGACAAAGCTCTATCGTTTTGATAAGTATACAAAGTCTAAAGTACATATTTTATTCTATGTGATGTTTTTAATTTTAGTCTGATGTTTTTGTATATATGTTATTTTgttgttatttttttttattaaagtaAAAGTGTTTTACTTTGTAATGAAAAGCCAATGTCTAGCTACACTACCTGCATTCTGATATCTATATGTAGTATATGAGATTTATAAGAAATCATGCTGTCTATATGTACTGAAGAGACATTAAAAAATGGAAAGAAGTTGATATTTCCTGTTCTACTGTTTTATGTCGGCACAATTACTTCTATGTAATTTGGCAAATTTATTGACATCACATTCCGGAGTTAAGTATTTCCCTCAAGCTCTTCAGCATGAGAAAATAATTAATCTGAAATATAAAACGTTATTAAAAATATCCATTTTTAATacataatattatttaattctATGGGTTCAATATTTTCCACTATTTATTTatagaaaaaaaattatatCATTTGCATGTATTCTTACCTATTTAAGTCTTTTTTAAATAAGTTCTTATTTTATCTTCAGCCTGGATTTCTTATTTCTctgtatttatataattttatgtCATCGAACTGGAAAATTAAAAAAGTCTGGTAAAAATCCATTTTTTTCTTAAGATAtatctaaaaaaatataaaatcatttatatatttttatttttaattgtaaaatatattttaagtaCTGATAATATTCAAGTAATTAGCTTCTGGCCTACTgataatttaaatttcaaatgtaaGTAGTATCTTACCTTTAGTATTAGAGTAACATAGCCAAAACCTCAACACAATTTTGAATGATTActttatatatacataattatgtacaaaattaattttcatgtCAGCATTTATAAAAGCTCTTAATTGCTTCATGAAAAATGACTCTTTTTTAAAAGGATTATGTCTTTTAACTTTAGGAAAAGTTCCAATTGTACTCAAAAATTAAATACTAACAAAAATTAGACAAAATTTTACATAATACTGCTGAATTTCACACAAAACAAATCGCGAAGGCGAAAAATCTATCATCGTTACATAAAACTAACTATACGTAATAAAATGGTCGTATAATGTAAAATCTAAGTATCTTCCAGGTTGTTGCTTCGAAATTCGTCTAAAAATCTTCACTGATGTTGATCTTCGGGTGTTGTACTATACACCAGTACTTCTCTACGACGATTTATCTTCATTTGTACAATATTTACACAATTTTACAGTCAGAATTTTTTACACGACAATATACACTTCTTCATCTAAACTCGAAACAGTCCTTAcaataatgaattttcataaTGAAGCGGTATCGATCATCGACTAGTCTTTTTACGTTTGCGTTTTAGTTCACCGGACGGATTCCATTCTGGATCAACATCGGTGTAAGAATAATTTACTTTAGGAACGTTTCGTTTTGAGCTTCTCGTTTGTCGTAGAGGTGACTGCGTTTTCTTTACCTTTTTGAACGTTCCCTCCTGTCCCAACGATTCTGTTCCGAACTTTTTTATCGTCGTTGCGTTATTCGATACGTTCACCTCTTTACGTTGCGCTGGTGTCTTAAATGTCCTTTCAAGGCAAGACTCTTGGCACATTGTATTACTAGATTGATCGTTCACCGACCTAAATTGACGCTCGAGCTTCCTTGTACTTTCTTTCGTCAAATTTTGATGAGAACCAGGCATGTGCATGTCTTTATAATAATCCCTTCGCAACAAGTTTGAGTTACAATGATAGCCATCCCGCGGATGATCTTCCTTCGCCGTGGACAATTCATACTCAGCTTTAACAATCTGACCAGATCTTTTCTGCTGGCTTCCTAACACCTCCAACGCGGCTATCGACATCATCGGTACAGCAGGATAATTGTTCACTTTCTCAGCTTTAATAGACATCTCTCCGTACGCCATCGCATGCACCTTCAGCCTCTTCTTCAAAGGCAACTTGTTATCCATGTCCTTCTTGAACATCTTCTCCGAGTCGCATTGCGCCTCGATCTTCTCTATCGAATTATTATGCAAAAGGTTTTTCTCTATTTTACATAATAATTGATCATCATACAATTTACCCATGACCGCTTCGCTCTTTGCCCTCTCATGCTCCTGGACGGCGGGACTTTGTACTGACGAATGTGTTGGCAAAAAATATGGACTACTTTCGATACAAGACACATGGGTATCCGTGGTTGGGTGTATACACTGTCTACAATGCGCCACGATGTCATAAGTGCAGTTCAAACACGAGCAGTGTGATCTTCCACAAGGGCTGCTCGATTTCGCGCGCGAATGAATGGGCGTGGTTGCGTTTATTTGCAAGCTGCACGATACCGAAGTGCAATGCTTATGATATGGTACACACAAATCCGCATTACCAGCGCAATTACCAAAGATTGGTGGTAGTGTCGTCGAATGGCTCGCAGAAATGTGCAAGGGATGTTGAGCATCAACCTCGTGCGAATGTGAGTGGATTCCATTGCACCCTGGAATCGCGCAATTCGCCGCGGCGATGTGATTAGAAATGTTGTTGAACTCTTGCTTGATGTTCTGCCTGAACGCAAGGTTCGCCTTGGATGGCTTTCGTTTGTCTGTCGGTTTGCTCATTAGATTCACATCTTGGTAGACTTGCGAATTAACAGACAGCATATCGGTTGACAGGGATACTTTGCTCGAATAGGACTTCGTTTCTGAAAAACTGCTTTCCTCTGGTTCCATTTTGATCCCTTTGCCTCGTCCCACAGAACACTTGTTCTCCTGATACGGCAACTCCTTGCTGTACGCGGTCAGTTCTAAATTATACGATGCATGATCCAAGGAAGCAACAGCTTCGAATTGTCCACAGTCCTCGGATATCCAGTTCTTTTCTTTCAGCCTGCTCAGTTCTTCGTCGTTAATGTGATCCTTGGAATTTTCGACTGCCttatttataatgtacaaaTTACTGTTAGGAGATTTTTGTAATAGAACCACAGTTTCCCCATTCAATATAACATTAGTGTTCTCCTTTTGCACATTACTCTCCACGGGAGCCAGATTATGTGTCAGCATGTCAGCATCATAATTCACAGTTGCCTCTGGGTAAGACACAACCTTGCATAATTCGTTATTGATGTTACCAGCCTCTGACTTGTTGGTCCTTACTTCCACGTGTAAGGCTACCTTGTCCAATGCATCTTCTGGATAAATTCCAACGATTCTGTTAATGATTTCTGAAGACGGATTTTCAAGCAGTTGAGAAACAGTGTTCGACGAGTCGTTAGTATCAGTTTCATCATCGGTAGTTTGATTATAACACGTGTATCTTAAGGATGCGTAATCCTTCACCTTTATTTGATCACATTTTGTTTCGGATTCTGGTTTCAAGTGCGGTACGTGTTGCGAAACACTAGCTAGCAACGAGAGACCATCGATATTGTCTTGCAAATCAGAATCTTGAACGATATATTTGTTCTCGGTAGCGTTGCATACTTTTTTCTCCTCTGCTGGTTTGTATGACTCGTTATTTGACTTACTTTTAGGCATCATCTCTGAAGACAAATGGGACTCGCGAGGGACAGTCGTTTTGtcggtataattatcatacttGTCGCTTATTACAGCCTCTACGGACCTAACGTTTGTATCAACACgcgaattttcattattttcaatatcttcatCTGGGCACGTTACATTAACGGTATTAGAAATATCTTCCTTATCCATAGAACAAGATCCGAAAATAGATTCTCTGATATTAGCGATGCTTGATTTATCTTCTCTTATACCCTTGCTTGCTTCGTCGTAATTATAAATATCTAATTCTGTTCGCGCAAGGACTTTATCCGTTCCTCCACCATTCACGTTTGTACATTTTGATAATTTCGCTTCTTCTACTTGTGCTTCGAAATTGTTTCGTATTACCGAATTTTTAGTGGCTACTTGCGCTGGTTGCTTCTCTTCACATTTGAATATATCCTTGCTAGACGAAATCTCAACACTCTcggttattttattaaaaatcgtACCATTCTTATCATTTTGAGTAATAACTAATTTTTCACACTTCGTTCCAGAATCAACCATCTTGTAAGAATAGTCAAATATACAAGATTTGTCATTTATGCGAATATTATTTAACGTTTCGCCACTTGATATATTCTGATCATTTCGCTCGTGTTCCGTAATTATTATTGACGATGTTACCCTTTCAGTTACTTTATCGTTATGAACATTATAGTTAGAACGATTAGAATTAACAGCATTATCTTTGGAATCATACTGAGTACATATCGCAGTACTATTTACATTCGGGCATTCTGTTCCTAGATCACAGACTTTTTTGAAACTTTCAGCTCTGTCGCGTGCTTCAGGTTCTGAGAAAACGTCTGTTTCTATCAGTCGCTTAATCACAGTTTGTTTATTACATCTATCGTTCTCCTTTTCATCGCTCTCCGTCCTTGAAACAGTGCCATTATTGAAACAATTACCATCAACAATTAAGTTCTGCCTCGTCATAGAGGGTGCCTCGGTCAAGTGCAATTTAGTAGTTATCGTAGAGGAAGGCATATTAACATTCATTTCTTTAGCATTAGTTTCTGTATTATTTTGCTCTCTTACACTTTCCACACTGTCTTTCAGCTCGGTATCGATCTCCATCCTATTTTCAGTACATTTATCATCGATCACTTGACACGTATTCAAATTATTCTTTAAACTCATACTTCCTGTGGTATTTATCAATTGTGTATTATCTTGCAGCTGATGATTGACGTTCCTTGTGTTGCTCGATGAATGTGGTTGACCGATATTCTCTTGTCTCTTTTTGTTTCTGGTCTTCTGCGATGCTTTCAGTATCTTCGAGTCGATCCTCTTTTTCGCTTCTTCTAACCACGGTAGCTTTCTAGACTTCCTTTTTTTAATACACTTTTCAAGTACTATGTCACTAGTTAAATCGATAATTACAATTTCATTGGACTTTTTACATTTTCTTTTCAAACGAtttttatttgatttatttGTTTTAGGGGTAGCATGCTTtgtagaaatatttgaaaaagtacctaaacatttaaaactagTTTGTTCTTCCAAATTTAGAGATTTAAAAGGTTTTAGCAAAGAAATAGATTCATTTTGCTTATTTTTATCTGATATAGTTGAATTTACGTTATTATCTATACGTTCTATATCTTTATCCGCGATATCTTCCGGCTGAGAACGAACAGAAATTGCATTAATCGTATCACCACAAAATTGACACAAAATTATCTTCATTTCCGTAAGTAACTCGTAAGGTTTACGCAAGATATCAATTTTTCTGTTTATGATTTACAAAAAGATAATTTtgtgtattaattttttaaaagagTAATGTTTgtgaattattttttcataatttctgaAGCAACAACGAAAGATGATATGTGTgaaatgttattattaaatttaataaatatattaaacagGAATAACGGattaataaataagtaaataccATTTGTGAATTAATTCTAGTGGACGAATCAATGGGAGATGCAGGTCCGTCCTTCTTTTGACATACAGAACTTCCATTGC from Calliopsis andreniformis isolate RMS-2024a chromosome 2, iyCalAndr_principal, whole genome shotgun sequence encodes:
- the LOC143186508 gene encoding uncharacterized protein LOC143186508, which codes for MSRAVEEQINGTQGENALVQDTKEEMVKIEGRPKLNNDESKSSIIELFPWIIEFRKMCRCMHTDKSMATLTELMQFYVRNVSISVNECYTRPLRAAKLKDFISETLLLFLYIYRELSKDGNRSIYLNNMSDLLALYIDMELKASKKSKEDHDKICARLTSCLYVYLEHSTEHLLDTLMKIQLMCRNYHHILDPIITKIMRNIPLHPESSIMFIRYFLIYRLWRKINGDTAVRNQITAAAIASLGPLPSTFSPCILEDVLPKVPKSPPNSTKILLQHKFDVKKHCELFVQYCKESNGSSVCQKKDGPASPIDSSTRINSQMPEDIADKDIERIDNNVNSTISDKNKQNESISLLKPFKSLNLEEQTSFKCLGTFSNISTKHATPKTNKSNKNRLKRKCKKSNEIVIIDLTSDIVLEKCIKKRKSRKLPWLEEAKKRIDSKILKASQKTRNKKRQENIGQPHSSSNTRNVNHQLQDNTQLINTTGSMSLKNNLNTCQVIDDKCTENRMEIDTELKDSVESVREQNNTETNAKEMNVNMPSSTITTKLHLTEAPSMTRQNLIVDGNCFNNGTVSRTESDEKENDRCNKQTVIKRLIETDVFSEPEARDRAESFKKVCDLGTECPNVNSTAICTQYDSKDNAVNSNRSNYNVHNDKVTERVTSSIIITEHERNDQNISSGETLNNIRINDKSCIFDYSYKMVDSGTKCEKLVITQNDKNGTIFNKITESVEISSSKDIFKCEEKQPAQVATKNSVIRNNFEAQVEEAKLSKCTNVNGGGTDKVLARTELDIYNYDEASKGIREDKSSIANIRESIFGSCSMDKEDISNTVNVTCPDEDIENNENSRVDTNVRSVEAVISDKYDNYTDKTTVPRESHLSSEMMPKSKSNNESYKPAEEKKVCNATENKYIVQDSDLQDNIDGLSLLASVSQHVPHLKPESETKCDQIKVKDYASLRYTCYNQTTDDETDTNDSSNTVSQLLENPSSEIINRIVGIYPEDALDKVALHVEVRTNKSEAGNINNELCKVVSYPEATVNYDADMLTHNLAPVESNVQKENTNVILNGETVVLLQKSPNSNLYIINKAVENSKDHINDEELSRLKEKNWISEDCGQFEAVASLDHASYNLELTAYSKELPYQENKCSVGRGKGIKMEPEESSFSETKSYSSKVSLSTDMLSVNSQVYQDVNLMSKPTDKRKPSKANLAFRQNIKQEFNNISNHIAAANCAIPGCNGIHSHSHEVDAQHPLHISASHSTTLPPIFGNCAGNADLCVPYHKHCTSVSCSLQINATTPIHSRAKSSSPCGRSHCSCLNCTYDIVAHCRQCIHPTTDTHVSCIESSPYFLPTHSSVQSPAVQEHERAKSEAVMGKLYDDQLLCKIEKNLLHNNSIEKIEAQCDSEKMFKKDMDNKLPLKKRLKVHAMAYGEMSIKAEKVNNYPAVPMMSIAALEVLGSQQKRSGQIVKAEYELSTAKEDHPRDGYHCNSNLLRRDYYKDMHMPGSHQNLTKESTRKLERQFRSVNDQSSNTMCQESCLERTFKTPAQRKEVNVSNNATTIKKFGTESLGQEGTFKKVKKTQSPLRQTRSSKRNVPKVNYSYTDVDPEWNPSGELKRKRKKTSR